CCCATTGGCCTTGTCTGAAGAGACTCATCACCAGTTAGAATAACCTCATTATCACTTAATGCAGATACTGATGTCATCAATCTAAGCGTAGTTCCTGAATTTGCAAGATCAATTGGCCCCTCACAGGAATTATGGAGTCTACCATTAGTTCCTATAACTTCCAAATAATTATCTTTCCTGTTAATTTGAGCACCTAACGCTTTACACACCCTAATAGATGCCAAAGTATCTTCAGAGAATAGCATATCATAAAGTTTAGATGTGCCTTTAGCTAGTGAAGCCAATATAACTGCTCTGTGAGAATAACTTTTAGATGGAGGTGCTTTAACCTCCCCACCAATATTTGAAACAATTTTTACCTTAAGAATCATCTTATCCCAACAAAAAGATATTGAACATGACATTATCTTCCTAACTTTTCTATAATAAAATCTGATTTCATTGGTTAATTAAATTTGTGGAATTATGTTAAAAAAATGAAATTAACATACCTCAATAAGGCATACTGTAAAAATAAATAGATGTGAATTTAAAATATACCCCTGCACAGTTCCTAATTTTTAATATTTCGTTGTTTTTATACACAGTTCAGTTAGTCAAATATTAATCCTTTGTAAATAAAAAATAAGAAATCAAATATTATTAAACAGGATAATCATAAAAAAGAAAATGTTTTCGGAGGTATGAATATCATATCATCTCTTTTTTCAATGCAATCTGTTTTATTTGAAACTACAATACCATAATCTGCATCATATTTATTTATAGCTTTCTTTACTTGTCTTTTTGTTTTATCATCTATTCCAGATTCAATTGGTATTGCATTTCCAAATGATTTTTGAACAATGAAATCAACACCACCCTTTTGAGAATCATAATACACATTGAAATCAAATGATACATTATTATTGCTTAAATTAAATAAATTTGATGCAATTTGGTTTTCAAGCAATATCCCCTCATATTCACTTGTGATCCCGCACTATTTCCAAATTTTTTATTTATGCAATTTCTTATATTGGGTGTTGCAAAATTATATTTCCATGGTTTTTTTACTTTTTTTGAAGTGCCACCATATGCTTCACTATGAAATATTAATTGTGTTTTTTCTAAAGTGTTAATAATGTTGTTAATAGTTGTTTTACTGCAATCTAAATAATTTGACAATTTATCATGAGATATTTCTCCTGGTTTTTGAGATGCTAAATATACTAATGTTTTATAAGTTAAATTTTGATTATTCTTATTTAAATTAAAAACATTGCCCATATCAATAGTTATCACTTTGGAAATTATTGACCATGATTTAGATACGATAATGTCTTCAAATTTAATGTTGAATGTTGTCGGAAAACCTCCATAATTTAAATAAATATTCCAATCATTTAAAGGATAGTTATCTAGACTTAATAATTCTTTTTGAATTGTTGATTCTTTTTCCTGTGCGTTTTCAACTTCCCCTGTGAATATTAAATCAAATAAATCTTTTTGAATGTCTGTCCGGTAGTTATATTTTAGGTTTAAGTGTTCACTATAATTTAAAGGCATTACTGGCAATATATTAAGTCTTCTTGCGGCATCAGGATTATAATTTAAGTGAAGTGAAGATGATCCTGTCAATATTAGAAAAACATATGGTGATTCATCAAAGATAACTTTGCCATTCATAGCCCAATTTTTATCAAAATGAGCCTCATCAATGAAAACAAAGACTGGTTTATCTAAAAGAGCAGGAGTAGTGTTGTGAATCTTATCCAAATAGATTTCTATTATTTTTTCGATATCGCTTTCACCTGCAAAATTTGTAGTTTCACAGGAAATATATAATAAATCATTGGAATTGAAGTTTTTTTCTTTTAATAAATACTCATAGCATTGAAATAGAATTGTTGTTTTTCCAACACCTCTAATTCCCGGCAATACAAAATACCTTTCCTCGGATTCATTATTTAAAAAACTATCAATCATTGATTTAAGTTTTCTGAATTCATATTTACTATTAAATTCAATGCCATTATATGACAGTCTCCTGTTTAAAATCATTGGAACTTCAGATAACTGTTTCTGTATATAATTATAAATTACATCATCCATATTAACCAAAACCATTTTTTACATCACAACGGGACTGTCAATTTGTTAGGACTTTTGATAACATCTTGTGTTTATTTTTTCAAAGTCTTTTTTCCAGCCTTCTTTTAATTAATTTTTTACTTCTTAATTTTTCGTTAAATTTATATATTGGTTATGGTTTAGTTTTTTTTTAGTTTTTATATTTTTTTATTTTTCATGAAATTATTTCGTTATATTATCGTTTAATTTTGATATATATTAACAATAATTTTTAAAATTAATTATTTATGATTATAAACTTTTTATAGTTTATTTTAAGTGTAATTAACTATTTATAGTATGGAAGACAAATAATTATATATGTACAGCAAAATTAAATGCCTTCCATATCTTAAATTGGTTGGCGAAGCTTATATATTTATCGGTGCATTTAAGGATCCAGTTCGAAATGGATTTTTGGTTGAAAAAGATTTTGATGAAAAAATTTATCCTCAATTAATTTTGCCTATTGGTGCTATTCTCGACGATGATTACTTTGTTAATAGTCAGGGTATTGTTGAAGAACGTGAACCTTATTGTAAACATTGTGGTGCTAAAAAATTTTCTAGAAAAGGATATAATTGGAGATTGTTCAACTTTATTTGGATGATGGAACTCCTGTTAGAATTAAAGTTAAGCGATATAAATGTAAAAAATGTAAAAAGAAGTTCCAAGTTGAATTCACTGAATACTGGGGAAAATTCTGCAATTATTCCAATAAAATGAAAAACAAAGCAAAAACACTCCTACAACACGGATGGAAATCACTAAGAAACATTGGAAATGATTTTAAAACGTTATTGAACTTTAGTATTTCACATGAGTCAGTTAGAAAAGCTTTAAAAACTGATGACGGACAGTACTGGTTAAACGAAGAACTAGAACTCTCAGGATATTATGGATATGATGCCCAATGGGTCAGAAATGAAGGAAAATGGATATACAGACTAGATATATTTGATATAATCAATAATATACCCGTAGCATGCCTAATATCCAAAAAAGAAACATCAAAAATAATTTACGATTTCATTGACATATCAATCCCTTTAAAACACCGCAAAGCAATAATAACTGACTTAAAAGAAGACTATGAACAAATAATGATAAAATTAGGCTTTGCACACCAACACTGCACATTCCACCTAATAAAAAACATGACAACCAACTTAAAACCAAAAATAAACGAAGAACTCAATAAATACGAAACAGAATTACGAAAAAACAACACAAAAATCTCAGAAAACAAAATCAAAAAAATGAGAAAAAAGAAAAAAGAAGAAATATCTGATAAAATAAAAATATATGTTGGATTATTTTACGAATTATTCCACCAACAATCACTTGAAAAAGCAATAAGTTACATAGAACTATTAAAATATGAATTAAAGAATTTTCCAAAGATGATGCAAGACTACTTAAATAAAAATTTCTTCCCAGTTTACAGAAAATATCTAATATTCCTTGAAAAAGACCATATTGGAAGATTAGATAGTACAAACAACAAAATAGAAAATTACTTCGGAAATACATTAAATAAACACACAAAAAGAATCTATAGAACTCCTGAGGGAATATTTGACTATATCACGACAAGAAAAGATGGGTGGATAGAAAATCAAAAAAAAGTCCTAACAAAATGACAGTCCCATCACAACAGTTGTTTATAATTTATAAACATACATATATAAAAACATGTTCATAAATAGAAAACATTACTATGGTGACTAAAAAAAAATCCTGCGAGTGAATTTAAATTCACTCAGTATTTTTAAAAAACTCTTTACCGCTTTTAGAAATCATCTCCTGTACAATAACACAATCAGCAATATATATAGAATCATTTTCTTTTTGAGCTAATTTTAAATGCTGTTTGATATATTTAAGAGAGAGTTCAATAAATTCCCCATCATTATTGTCCAAATATTTCGAAAAGTCATTAAAATCAAATTTATTTAAAAACGTGTCATAAAAATCAATCCATTGGTTCTGCTTTATGAATTCCTCACCATTTGGAGTTAATGTTACTTTTTCAGACCTGAATACATCCAAAGGTATCCGGTTTTCAGCTATCCTATCAATGAGTTCCTGTTTTTTGCCGGAAATTTTCAAATTATTTTCCCTTAAAATATTTTTCAAATCCTTGATTGTTAGTGAATCATGAGCGAATTCATCCCAGTTATCATAATTAACTTCATCATTGATTAAATCCTGCATAAACAGTTGTGATTCTACTGACTGTGAAGTCATTGCTCCTTTCATTCCCGCCATTGCCTTTGCAATCTTTAAACTATTATGTTTTTTAAGTGACTTTAAAATTCTGAAGACATAAATGTCATGGCTTATCGGATAATCTTTTCCATAATATGTGTCGTCAAGTTTGTATTTGTCATCATTAGGTCCCCACATCATCTCAGCGATAGGATATGGTGAGTCAAGATTCAAACCAAGAGAAGACATATCCAAATACTCTCCATCAGGCAATTGCAATTCATTTTCATCATGATCATCAACCAACTCAAGAAACTTGTTGGAAAACTCTTCATCATCATTCATTGCATTAACTATTAGGTTTTCAAATTCATTTTCATCATCCGAGAGTACGGCATTGAAAATACTGGCACCCAATTCTTTATTATCACTTATCATGTCAAAAAACTCTTTCATGATTTGTATATCTTCATCCTCTGCTTCAGGCGAATCTAAAAATTCCTGAAATTCTTCAAATAACATGGAATCTGGCATTTCGCCAAGAATCAGCTTAGTTACCCTTTCATCAATATCCTCATCACTTATCTCTCCAGCTTCATATTCCTTTATTAGTTGCTGTTTGATTTCTAAAGCCCTGTTCTGAGAAATTATTTCATTGTCAACGATTTCTTGCATAAAACCGGATAAACCTTCACCATCACCGACAATTACCTCATAACTCCATTTTTCTCTAGGCAGTTCCTCTTTCAATTCATGCAATAGTTTTTCAAACTCATTCTGATTTTTAAAAAATAATTCAGCAGTGCCCTTGAAATATTCTTCAGTCAATTCCTTTCTCTCGCCATACTTTCTTAAATCGTTTTCAAGCAGGTTGTGATAGATTACCTCACCGGAATCGACAAGAATGGTTGAACAGATTCCTAAATCATAAAAATTTGACAATAGCGTCTCGTTGGATATTTCATTTCTCATGTTGGATTTTACATCCCATTCATCAAAATAGAAGTCTATTCCGCTTACAACAATATCATCATTCACCTTTTTTGCAAAGGAATAATCGATTAGCAATTCAACAAGGTTTCGTGTTGGTTGTAGAATTCCAAATTGAGGTGCTGAAAAAATCATTTTACATATTTCATTGAAGAATATTTGTTTTCCTCTAAATTCAGGTAATACATAACATTCAGTTAACACCAATGTTAATTGATCATGCAATTCAAATGTTGCAAATCCAACAACTTTATTTTCATATACTAGTTCCTCAAAAACAAAGCACATCTCATTTTCAAGATAATACTCTTCATTATTCATTGATTCTATAATGTATGGATAGTCCTTGAGAATTTCTTCAGTATCCATAGAATCAAAATCAGATTCGGCAGAAATCATTACAGGCATTCCGTCTTCATGAATTACATAATTGACATTTGACATTTATTCACAACCTAACTTATAATTAATATTCATATATATTCGATTACTATAAATAATTTTTTCATATTTTCCAACCCAGTTAATTTAAGTTTAGCTTACTTATTTAAATCTTTTATTTGATATTATATTATATGATTTATTTTTTTACTTGTTTTATGGGTTTTTGATTATTTTTTTGATTTAGGAGTTGTTTTTGATGATAAATTTCATGGAATATTGTAATGAAACTTGGGCAAACTTAGATAAATATGAAAATCGAAAATTATATAATATGATGATGGAAAAGTGCATTTTGTTCGAAATCGAAAAACTACTTTAGAAAGTATAATCAAATATCCTTTCTATGATTGTGGTCGAACAACTGCTGTAGAAGCTATAAAATTTTATTAGAAGTGATAAGAAGGATAAAAATATGACTTTAACTAAATCCGATATTTCTCAAAGAAGAAAATTGCTTAATCATATTTGCTATGTAGACATGAATGAAGACTTTATCGACGGAATTTACAATGACCCGTATAGACCAGGTCTTTATAAAGGATAATCAATACTGGCAGGTGATACCAGCATCTGCGATGCACCAAATATTGGATACACAGAAAAACAACTAAAAGAATTAAATAATCCTCACCTCAATAGATTAAAAAAGGAATTAATCAGATTTTAGAGTCCTCATGCATAAGCAGATACACAAACAGATTTCATATTAACTTCTACAATAACCAATAGTAAAAAGAGGATGTGACATGACTCAAGATTGTATAATTTTAAATGATTTAAATTAATCAAATTTGGAAACTACAATTTATTTAAAAACACTAAATATTCCAAAAAAAACATCCAATAAAATAATGTCCTTTAAAATTAAATGACAGATTAAAGTGTTAAATATTAAAGTCCTATAAGTTCTTTAATCTTCTAATGAGTGTCCACCAAATCTCAAAAATTAATTTTTGACAAATACATAATGCTTCAATTGTAAAATAAAGAAAATTTTACCCTTAAATGAATTTACTTTTGGAGAACACCCTAATAAAAATGAAAAAAAATGAAGTGATGGTTTTTTTAGTATGCATGAGTTTATTTTTTAACTTTTATGACATTAGTGTTTTTAACCCCACCGTAAAATGTTTTGATTTTATACTTACCCACTTTCAAACTACCCAATTTAATTTTCGCAACACCAAAATTATTTGTCCTAACCACATATTTCCTACCTTTAAACTTAAAAACAACCCTCTTATATTTAAGCTTCACACCCTTCTTATCCAACAATTTCGCAGAATAAATTAAAGTTTTACCTTTCCTCACAACCTTATTCTTAGTTATTAACGTTGGCTTAACTATTATTTTATTTTTAACCCTAACACCTTTATAAATAGCAGTTATCATATACTTACCCACTTTTAATTCAAGCCTTAAATTAACATAACCATTACCATCACTTTTCACTTTAACACTTCTTTTGTTTATTTTAATAGTGACAATTGCATTTTTAACCGGAACATTATTATTCAATATACGCAGTTTATAATTCTTATACCCACCATAATACTGAATAACATCCTTATTTCCAAAAATCCTATAATTATCCAACTTAACATTAAAATTACCAGCAGCCATTGCCATTGCATTAGAATCAGACCCCTGATAAGTAGCAGTGAAATTATAAAAACCATTTTTAAACTCACCAAGATTCCTAAAACCCACACCATTTACAACAACAACCTTATAAATAATACCATTAATCTCAAGAACAACATCACCAGTTATTTTACGATTATACCCATCAACTAAATTCACATGAACCATCAAATCATCATCCTCATTAATACTGGCAATACTCACTTTCAATACACTTTCAATCTGATTCAAAATAAGAATTTTAGATATTGTTTCTGATTCATAATTATCATCACCACAATAAGTAACAATTAAATTATAAGAACCTTTACCTAACGGACTGATCAACCATGAACTAACACCACCACTCACTGTTTTATTTTTCTTGGCGAATACTGACCCTGAATATGAAAAGTAACATTACCTTTAGCATCAACATTTAAAAAAGCATCAATACGAATATTTTTATTCAACACCAAAGAACTAGTATTAACCATCAATGAAGGCTTTGCTTTTTTAACATTAACCTTAACAGCATTTGTTGAACCCTGATAAATTTCATCACCATTATACTTTGCACTTAAAAGATATTCACCAGCAGGAATATTCCTAAACACAGCACTTACCTGATTACCAGTTAAATTCAATATTTTAACCTGATTATTTAAAGTAAACACCACAGTACCACTCGCACCAGACGTAACAGTTGCTCTCACCACAATATCCTCACCATAACTAATAAACTCAGATGCAGATACCACAATCTGAGACAAATGAGATTTAATACTAAACTTAGTACTCACAGTCTGATTCGTATACTTACAATCCCCACCATAACATATTACCAAATCATGCTCACCTAAACTCAAATCAGAAATTGAAACATTCACCTTCACCCTACCATTCACCAATGCCTTATTAATTACAACACCATCTATTTTAAAAGTAATATTACCAGTTGCATCAACCGGCAATGTTACAATAATCGTTTCACTCACACCAAAAATAACATCCTCAATATTAACATTCATAACCGCAGGCTTTACTGTAATCACATCAAATTTAGTTATATTCTTATAAATAACAGTCACATCATACTTACCTACACTAGTAACAACCGGCAATTTAGCAATACCATTTACATCAGTAGTTAAATATATTGTTCGATTCTGGAATAAAACAGTTAAATTAGCATGTTCATAAGGATTACCCTCACTATCAAATAAACCAATAATATAATAACCCACCTCATGCTCATTAATATCCAAACAACTACAATTGATAACAGCCTTTCCTTCAATAAAAGTTGTCACATTCCAAGAAGCATAGGAATAATGACTATCCCCACCATAATGCACATAAATATAATTCACACCTCTCTTGAATTTAGAACAGAAAAATTACATGACCCATTAGTCAAATTCATAATCAACATATCATTATTAATATACAATCTCACCTCACCAGTACAATCAACATAATCTGTTTTAACAAAAACATTACCAGTCAAATCATCATTACTAATAAACACTGACAAAGCAGTAGTCCTCATAGAAACAGTAAAAGTAGCACTGGCACTAGATTGATCATATTTTTCATCACCAGGATAAAAAACACTAACATGATATGTACCATTACTAAGATTAGTAATAGTAATCGGAGTCACAGTATTGTTAATGAAAACTGTAATATTCTCACCATTAATAGATAATTTTGCCTCCCCGCGAACATCCCCTGGATCAATTGTAAGATTAATAATTGCATCCTCACCAGCACCAATATCCTCAACATTTAAAGTTAAATTGGTTTTCCATTTACTCACAATAAAAGTAGTATATGCAACACCACCCTCATAATACTCATCACTATCAAAAACCACACTAATATTATACACACCAACATTTCTCCTAATTTTTAAAATCCTCATAGACTGAGTACTGGCATCTTTAGCAAAATGTCCATTAACATATAACTTACCATTTAATTTCGCAGAACCCGGTGAAATAGTAATAATTATCTGACCCTCTTCACCATATTTAACTTCAGGAGCAACTACACTAATATTAGTAGGTATCTTATACACAAAAAACAAAACACCGCTTCAATATTTTAAAATACTCACCATCACCACCATAATCAATCCACATAGTATAATTATTAGGTTTTAATACATCAGGAATAGTAAAACTGCACTCAGAATCTTTCAGACCCAATATAACTTTCTTATTATTATATCTCAAAGTTATATTCCCAGTCGGTTGCATGGTGAGATTTCCATTGATTTTCACATGAAACGTTATATTCCCATCATTATATGTTATATTATTATAACATACATCCATTTCAGCAAATTCTTTACCCACATCAACCAAAGCACTACTCTTAAAATTCAAAATATTACTATAAATAACATATTCACCTTTAACATGAGTATAATTGAAACTAAACGTATACTTATCTTTTAAAAGAGTGGTTATATTCTTATACTCACCATTCTCATCAATTGTTGTAATAGTTGTATTTAACCCCGGTGTTAATAACTTATCCCAATCATTAAAAACCATATAATCAACACCATTAGTCAAACCCAAAGACAAAGTAATATTCCTAGTTTCATTAAGCTTAATCGGAACATACTCATCAAAATAAGGAACAAAATAATAATTAGGATTCGCATGTATAATAACACTAGACGGATTCAAACAGTAGAAATTATAATTAATATTGCATACTCCATCCATAGTATTATATAAAAGGCTACATAGACCATATACTCCTGAATAGTATTCTGTGTTTATCATGTAATTGTACATGTATGTTAACTTTCCAGTATTATATATATTAATTGAACCCTCAAGTCTATCATTTTCTGCTGGTCGATTATTGTCAAGAATACAACCAGTTATTTTCATTTCTCCATCGTTTTTAATGAGTCCATAAAATACATGCCAGTTATTATTGGTTTTTTTGTAAATATAATTGTTTTTAATAATAGATTTGGTTATATTCATTTTAGCATTTTTATAATTATAAATTACACCAGAATATACTTCAACAATATATACAAATATTTGACCATCAGGTTGTTCAACATAGTTACGCTTATCATCAGCACGCCCATGGCTTTGTATAATTTCACAGTTTTCAATATTTGCAACATTATTATTCCATACAGCTGCACCAACACCATTACATTCACTAAATATTGTATTATTAATATTTAATTGATTATTATTATAGATACCTCCACATTTATTTATTACAGCATTATTTACGGTTAATACTCCATTATTATATATTACTCTTCCTGTGGATCCATTTATTAATGTATTGTTTATGTTTAGTGTTTCTGCATTGTATAATGTTCCACCATTCCTTCCAGTGATTTTCTGGAATGTGGAGTTTAATATTGTTAAATCCTTGTTGTTGTATATTGCTCCACCATCTCTTCCAGTTATTGTATTAAATGAGCAATTTTCAATGAGAATATTGTTATTGTTATATATTGCCCCACCATCTCTTCCAGTTATTGTATTAAATGAGCAATTTTCAATGAGAATATTGTTATTGTTATATATTGCCCCACCATCAACGGGTTTACTTACTATATGAATACCATCATATACAGTTTTAATTCTATAGTTATTATAAAAATATTCATGATTTATTTGTTGGTTAGTGGATTTTACTTCTATTGTTGAAGTAGTTGAAGATAATATGTTATTGAATATTGTATTTCTTTGTATTATATTTCCCTCATTATAAATTATCCTATAGTTTATATTGGTGAAATTCACATTATTAAGCGATAATTCCGCCCTATTGTAAATTATTCCCTTTAATATATTAGCATCTAACGCTAGATTGAGGAGCATTAAAGTATTTTTGAATTGTGTATTTGTTATTTTTAAGTTTCCGTTGTTGGTTATTAACCCATTTTCATTTGTGGTGGGCACTTGGTAGTATTGGTTAATATTTTCTATTTTACAATTTATAATTTCTAATTCAGCATCATTTTTTATTAAACCTATACTATTTTCTTTAAATGTACAGTTTATTAATTGTAGTTTTCCTTTATTTGAGATTATGTAGTGGTTGTTTCCACTGAATGTTAAATTAATTAAGGTTATCTGTATGTTATTGTTTACTTCAAGTAGTGTTTTTGTTTTTTGAAGTATGAATGATGCATTGTTTCCTATGATGGTGATGTTTTTATTGATTTGTAATGTTTCAACATCATCTTGTATGAATTGTATGTTG
This portion of the Methanobrevibacter sp. V74 genome encodes:
- a CDS encoding AAA family ATPase is translated as MVLVNMDDVIYNYIQKQLSEVPMILNRRLSYNGIEFNSKYEFRKLKSMIDSFLNNESEERYFVLPGIRGVGKTTILFQCYEYLLKEKNFNSNDLLYISCETTNFAGESDIEKIIEIYLDKIHNTTPALLDKPVFVFIDEAHFDKNWAMNGKVIFDESPYVFLILTGSSSLHLNYNPDAARRLNILPVMPLNYSEHLNLKYNYRTDIQKDLFDLIFTGEVENAQEKESTIQKELLSLDNYPLNDWNIYLNYGGFPTTFNIKFEDIIVSKSWSIISKVITIDMGNVFNLNKNNQNLTYKTLVYLASQKPGEISHDKLSNYLDCSKTTINNIINTLEKTQLIFHSEAYGGTSKKVKKPWKYNFATPNIRNCINKKFGNSAGSQVNMRGYCLKTKLHQIYLI
- a CDS encoding GNAT family N-acetyltransferase, with the protein product MSNVNYVIHEDGMPVMISAESDFDSMDTEEILKDYPYIIESMNNEEYYLENEMCFVFEELVYENKVVGFATFELHDQLTLVLTECYVLPEFRGKQIFFNEICKMIFSAPQFGILQPTRNLVELLIDYSFAKKVNDDIVVSGIDFYFDEWDVKSNMRNEISNETLLSNFYDLGICSTILVDSGEVIYHNLLENDLRKYGERKELTEEYFKGTAELFFKNQNEFEKLLHELKEELPREKWSYEVIVGDGEGLSGFMQEIVDNEIISQNRALEIKQQLIKEYEAGEISDEDIDERVTKLILGEMPDSMLFEEFQEFLDSPEAEDEDIQIMKEFFDMISDNKELGASIFNAVLSDDENEFENLIVNAMNDDEEFSNKFLELVDDHDENELQLPDGEYLDMSSLGLNLDSPYPIAEMMWGPNDDKYKLDDTYYGKDYPISHDIYVFRILKSLKKHNSLKIAKAMAGMKGAMTSQSVESQLFMQDLINDEVNYDNWDEFAHDSLTIKDLKNILRENNLKISGKKQELIDRIAENRIPLDVFRSEKVTLTPNGEEFIKQNQWIDFYDTFLNKFDFNDFSKYLDNNDGEFIELSLKYIKQHLKLAQKENDSIYIADCVIVQEMISKSGKEFFKNTE
- a CDS encoding Ig-like domain repeat protein gives rise to the protein MNYIYVHYGGDSHYSYASWNVTTFIEGKAVINCSCLDINEHEVGYYIIGLFDSEGNPYEHANLTVLFQNRTIYLTTDVNGIAKLPVVTSVGKYDVTVIYKNITKFDVITVKPAVMNVNIEDVIFGVSETIIVTLPVDATGNITFKIDGVVINKALVNGRVKVNVSISDLSLGEHDLVICYGGDCKYTNQTVSTKFSIKSHLSQIVVSASEFISYGEDIVVRATVTSGASGTVVFTLNNQVKILNLTGNQVSAVFRNIPAGEYLLSAKYNGDEIYQGSTNAVKVNVKKAKPSLMVNTSSLVLNKNIRIDAFLNVDAKGNVTFHIQGQYSPRKIKQ
- a CDS encoding Ig-like domain-containing protein, with amino-acid sequence MYKIPTNISVVAPEVKYGEEGQIIITISPGSAKLNGKLYVNGHFAKDASTQSMRILKIRRNVGVYNISVVFDSDEYYEGGVAYTTFIVSKWKTNLTLNVEDIGAGEDAIINLTIDPGDVRGEAKLSINGENITVFINNTVTPITITNLSNGTYHVSVFYPGDEKYDQSSASATFTVSMRTTALSVFISNDDLTGNVFVKTDYVDCTGEVRLYINNDMLIMNLTNGSCNFSVLNSREV